A stretch of the Phycodurus eques isolate BA_2022a chromosome 15, UOR_Pequ_1.1, whole genome shotgun sequence genome encodes the following:
- the gfi1b gene encoding zinc finger protein Gfi-1b: MPRSFLVKNKRSTSFNVHRLYEDETGVSPQGTDSSDRPKSEGLHSLTDLIPLEKEETELQSPLPVHAEPTRLPLAPTKPYYPTDPQMEFRTYYKPPYSWEQVPSPYQLGFSPTVLQHAASLYNTHISRSPQHQQPLDCSTHYSPSSNTYHCITCDKVFSTPHGLEVHVRRSHSGTRPFGCSICKKTFGHAVSLEQHMNVHSQEKSFECKMCGKSFKRSSTLSTHLLIHSDTRPYPCQFCGKRFHQKSDMKKHTYIHTGEKPHKCQVCGKAFSQSSNLITHSRKHTGFKPFACDICSKGFQRKVDLRRHHESQHSK; the protein is encoded by the exons ATGCCCCGATCATTCCTGGTGAAAAACAAACGGAGCACGTCATTTAATGTGCATAGGTTGTATGAAGATGAGACAG GTGTCTCACCTCAGGGTACGGACTCTTCAGACAGGCCTAAGTCTGAGGGCCTGCATTCCCTAACAGACCTCATACCATTAGAAAAAGAGGAGACAGAGCTTCAAAGTCCTTTACCTGTGCATGCAGAGCCCACCAGACTCCCTTTGGCTCCCACAAAGCCGTACTACCCAACAG ATCCACAGATGGAATTCCGAACTTACTATAAGCCGCCATATTCCTGGGAGCAGGTTCCTTCTCCTTATCAGTTGGGTTTCAGCCCCACGGTGCTGCAGCATGCCGCCAGTCTGTACAATACGCACATCAGCCGGAGCCCACAGCACCAGCAGCCTCTGGACTGTAGTACACACTACTCCCCAAGCTCAAACACCTACCACTGTATCACCTGTGATAAG GTGTTCTCAACGCCTCACGGCCTGGAGGTTCATGTCAGGAGGTCCCACAGTGGAACGAGACCTTTTGGCTGCAGCATCTGTAAAAAAACCTTCGGCCATGCAGTCAGTCTCGAGCAGCACATGAACGTCCACTCTCAG GAAAAAAGTTTCGAGTGCAAGATGTGCGGGAAGTCCTTCAAGCGCTCCTCCACTCTCTCCACGCACCTCCTCATTCACTCTGACACAAGGCCGTACCCGTGTCAGTTCTGCGGGAAGAGGTTTCACCAGAAGTCTGACATGAAGAAACATACATATATTCACACAG GTGAGAAGCCCCATAAGTGCCAAGTGTGTGGTAAAGCGTTCAGCCAGAGCTCCAACCTGATCACCCACAGTAGGAAACACACAGGCTTCAAACCATTTGCGTGTGACATTTGCTCCAAAGGCTTCCAGCGCAAAGTGGACCTTCGCAGGCACCACGAGAGCCAGCACAGCAAGTGA